In Pseudofrankia saprophytica, one genomic interval encodes:
- a CDS encoding tetratricopeptide repeat protein produces the protein MAAASSSENPDDEKPAHVPAEDTPAASVSGSSFTGPTALLVGSGVQNNTFLMGSSQVTWPHRVGVVPRQADCFQHRAPVDQLATAVTAGETAVVCQVLAGMGGVGKTQLAAHYAHQMWDSRQVDLLVWITAGSREQIQTGYTITAVDVAGADQGDPAAAAERLLAWLAETEKRWLVVLDDLADPADLAGLWPPDRPGGRVVVTTRRRDAALFGPGRRRVDVGIFTEAEAVAYLAATLAAHGRAEPVDQLAALSADLGHLPLALAQAAAYLLDLDLDAPTYRARLADRSRTLTDLAPSALPDDQPAPVAAVWSLSIDRAHQQRPVGLARPLLESAALLDPNGIPEIVLTSPPALRYLASRRPVPEKRRRRWRRSRLSPVSANDARDALRVLHRLSLIDHNPTSPAQTVRIHQLLQRAVRETLPPDGQHAAGRAAADALMAVWPEVERDTTLAQTLRTNTDTLHTTAPDPLWQPDTHRVLFRAASSLGNAGLATAAIDRYHHLADTAHHRFGPDHPDTLTTRHNLAYWQGEAGDAAGAATAFEQLLTDHLRVFGPDHPNTLTARHNLAYWQGEAGDAAGAATAFEQLLTDRLRVLGPDHPNTLTTRNNLAYWRGQARANVSGNERS, from the coding sequence ATGGCCGCCGCCTCGTCGTCCGAGAACCCTGACGACGAGAAGCCGGCCCACGTACCGGCGGAGGACACACCTGCGGCATCGGTCAGTGGGAGCTCCTTTACCGGCCCGACCGCCCTGCTGGTCGGCTCCGGTGTACAGAACAACACGTTCCTCATGGGTTCGTCGCAGGTGACTTGGCCACACCGGGTCGGGGTCGTGCCGCGACAGGCGGACTGCTTCCAGCATCGGGCACCAGTCGACCAGCTGGCGACTGCGGTCACTGCCGGCGAGACGGCGGTGGTGTGCCAGGTCCTGGCCGGGATGGGTGGGGTCGGGAAGACCCAGCTCGCCGCCCACTACGCCCACCAGATGTGGGACAGCCGGCAGGTGGATCTACTGGTCTGGATAACCGCGGGCAGCCGGGAGCAGATCCAGACCGGCTACACCATCACCGCTGTCGACGTGGCCGGCGCCGATCAGGGCGACCCGGCGGCCGCCGCCGAAAGGCTGCTTGCCTGGCTGGCCGAAACGGAGAAGCGGTGGCTGGTCGTGCTCGACGATCTCGCAGACCCCGCCGACCTCGCCGGCCTGTGGCCGCCCGACCGGCCGGGCGGTCGTGTTGTGGTCACCACCCGTCGCCGGGACGCGGCCCTGTTCGGCCCCGGCCGTCGCCGGGTCGACGTCGGTATTTTCACCGAGGCCGAGGCGGTGGCCTATCTGGCCGCCACGCTCGCCGCCCACGGCCGCGCCGAGCCAGTCGACCAGCTCGCCGCCTTGTCCGCCGACCTGGGCCATCTGCCGCTCGCCCTAGCCCAGGCTGCCGCCTACCTGCTCGATCTGGACCTCGACGCCCCGACCTACCGGGCCCGGTTGGCCGACCGCAGCCGAACCCTGACCGACCTAGCCCCCAGCGCTCTGCCCGATGACCAACCGGCGCCGGTCGCGGCCGTCTGGTCGTTGTCGATCGACCGCGCCCACCAGCAACGCCCTGTCGGCCTGGCCCGGCCCCTGCTCGAGTCCGCCGCCCTGCTCGACCCCAACGGCATCCCCGAAATCGTCCTCACCAGCCCACCAGCGCTGAGATACCTGGCCAGCCGCCGGCCGGTTCCCGAAAAGCGTCGCCGACGTTGGCGACGCTCGCGTCTGTCCCCAGTCAGCGCGAACGATGCCCGCGACGCGCTGCGGGTCCTGCACCGACTCAGCCTGATTGACCACAACCCCACCAGCCCAGCCCAGACCGTGCGGATCCATCAGCTGCTGCAACGTGCCGTCCGCGAAACCTTGCCGCCCGACGGGCAGCACGCCGCGGGCCGGGCCGCGGCCGACGCACTGATGGCCGTCTGGCCCGAGGTCGAACGCGACACCACCCTCGCCCAGACCCTGCGTACCAACACCGACACCCTGCACACCACTGCCCCCGACCCGCTCTGGCAGCCCGACACCCACCGGGTTCTGTTCCGCGCCGCCAGCAGCCTGGGCAACGCCGGCTTGGCCACCGCCGCCATCGACCGCTACCACCACCTCGCCGACACCGCCCACCACCGTTTCGGCCCCGACCACCCGGACACCCTGACCACCCGGCACAACCTCGCCTACTGGCAAGGGGAGGCGGGGGATGCGGCCGGGGCGGCCACCGCCTTCGAACAGCTGCTCACCGACCACCTGCGGGTCTTCGGCCCCGACCACCCGAACACCCTGACCGCCCGGCACAACCTGGCCTACTGGCAAGGGGAGGCGGGGGATGCGGCCGGGGCGGCCACCGCCTTCGAACAGCTCCTCACCGACCGGCTGCGGGTCCTTGGCCCCGACCACCCGAACACCCTGACCACCCGGAACAACCTCGCCTACTGGCGGGGGCAGGCGAGAGCCAACGTGTCCGGTAACGAACGTTCGTGA